The sequence below is a genomic window from Vibrio spartinae.
ATTTTCAAATCAGCCATGACTTATCTCTTCTCTATCCCCAGTTTTGCCGCAGCCAAATAGTAACGGCGCAGAGCTTCATCAATACGCCAATCCATGATCTCCCTTGGGGATACGTGGTAGACCAGCGGAATCATATCGGTCAGGACTTCTACATCTCTTAGCGAAAGTAGTCCGCCGGTTGTTGCAAAAAATCAATGAGCCTCTCCTGAAGCTGATTCCAGTCTGGCAGACTCAAGCGCATGAGTTCTTGATGCGTGAAACCACAACAACTGGCACTGATGAACAGGGTTCTTTCCCATTCATCCTGATGGGTTTCCATCAGTTCTGTGGTCGCAACCGTCGGCGGGCGTAATTTATAACCGGTTTTTTCCTGACCATCATCGCCTTGAATCGGAATCAGTAGTGTCGGTTCATCAAGGTTAAACTCATCTGCCAATAATGTTGCCGCGGTTGATTGCATCAATTCCAATACGTGTTCTCGAATTGAGTTAAAGTCAGGCGTAACCAATTTTTTCAATTCAGATGGTGTCAGTCCGGTACTCAAACAAATACATTCCCAGAGCAATTGATTATCATCTTGCTGATGGTTATGGCTTAGCTCTCGCTGTTGCCCGACGGTGATCGTGTGAATTTGTACGTGATTTAGTTGTTGACCCTTATCATCTTCAATGGGCCAAACTAGATTATGTGTGTGCAACATGGGATTGACTCCTTATCCATATTTCGCATAAAAAAGGCCCCGTAAGGGGCCCAATTTATAGAGATACCAGAAAAATAAATAACTGAACTTATGCGATACCGACATTACGTCGATGAGCTTCCATCAGATCGCCATTACCCAGATTGAGTATTTGAGCCTTACGATCAATGTTATAAATGACTTTGCCATCTTCAGTTTTCTTATACGCACTGACGGACATTTCCATATCGTGCTCCGGCAATTCCCCCATTTTGCTGGCCGACTCAGTCACTGAGATAATTTCCCCGGTTAAGCTATAAGTGATTGCAAAGCTATTACCATCTTCATCCTGATGGGATTCTTTGATATCAACTTGACACAATTCGCCGGATGCTAATCCATAAGCAGATAAAAGCGCTTGATCGGCACCTTTGACTTTCCACTTACTATTCATTTTTTCAAGCCCGACCATGATCTCACCCGGAATGAAAGAACCGCCACGGGTTTCCTGCATGACCTTTTTGATTTCAGGTGGGGTAAATTCGTCTAGCTCTTTGATTAACGGATGACTGTTAATCATTGCCTGACGAGTAATACGTGAACGTTGACCTGCCATTAAAGGACCTCCTCAAGAAATGATTCAACAATGCCGGTGTCCTCAATCAGGTGGTACACCATATGTTCATTTGGCGCATAGCCGTAGTATTTGATTGCAATATGCCATTCGCCATTGCGGTAATTTTCAACGTTATTGAGTGTCGGATGCAGGTAAACTTCAGCCCCCATGACCGTTTCATCTGCTTGCAGCGATTTCAACCATACATTGAGCTTGGTGATTTCCTGATCCATGAAAGATTTACTCAGATTTCTTGCCATCGCACTCTGAGCAGTTTTTGCCAACTTACGGACAATGGCGTATTCCAGACCGACCTGAGAGACAAAACGCCCCATCACACAGCGGTTACCAATCAGTGAGAAGCCGCCTAATGATGTCCGAGCAAAGTAGGAAACACCGTTACGATTTAACAAATCACCATTCGTGGATTTGTCCATAATGTTGTAATCAATCGTCCGGGCCGTACCGTTGATCAATGCGCCCATTCCCCCTTTCGCTGGGCTTTCCCATGCCTTGACTCGTGCGAAACAAGACAGTGCAATCGCAGCACCAGAGAAAGAAACATTGCCTTTTGCCGCCTGACTGTAAACAGAAACCTGTGGATCAACCAGATAGAAAGATTCATAACCGGTACCTTCACCACCAAGACTTTGTGAATAGGCAACTGCCTCGTTGTCATTGGTATTCGGACCATCACCGACAGGAATCGCAAATAAACGTTTCCCCATAGCAGCCAAAGCATCAGCTACCGGTTTGGTATTAAATCCCGGTGCACTGATATGTGTTGGCGTTTCCATACAATCGGCCAAGGCTTGAATCCCGGTTCGTTGACCGGTTGTTACGTCAATCTTACCAATCACATTGTTAACCGTATCCGACAGCTCTGTGCCTTCCTCCACAATCACGACATAGATCGGAACCGAAACCAAGCGGAACGTTTCATAACAAGTTCGCCATAAAGTCCCTTTTTCTTCCCCGGTCATATCAAGCTTTGCGGCATCCGCCATATTCGCGATACGAATCGGTGTATTTTTGGCAAGTGATGTATCAGCATCTGGTGCAGTCCCGGCTATGCCCAAAACAATTTTTCCCAGGGGCCCCATTGGTGGTGGTGCGGGATGATTTACTACACTGATACCATTATGCACAAATGATGCAATCTCAGGCATTCGCCTTCTCCTTCTGTTGAGTGGTCAGCACGGCTTTCACCTTGCCGCCCAGTTTTAAAAATTCCGCTTCACAAGGAAGCAAATCGACGACGTCGCCTTTTTGATACCAGCACCGCTGATTCGGGCATTGGTATGGTACAAGCACTTCATACTCCAAGTGCTCTGCCGGCTTTGACTTTTGGGTTACCATATAGGTCTCCAGAAACTAAAAACCCAGCACTTGGCTGGGATTCGGGTACAAAAAAACCGCTTTCGCGGTACTTCAGTTTTTGCTTGATGTTACCTATCAAAACTCAGGAAATGACGGCCAGACAACCGTATCAGGATCGCTGTATTGCTGTGGAATATCAGCGAGCGTCTGAACATAATCATCCAGTTTGGTTAAATTGTCTGATGACAGCGTTGTCGGGTCATCTGCATCATCAACAATTTTTCCGGTCCGTAGCTCTCGGCTATGCCGCATATAAATGTTGTCCGTTGCCGCAATTCGCGTATTACGCTCAGCACGGACTTCTGACCGTTACTGCAGCATCAATTTCAGCAATTTTATCAATGACCGTTTCAGTCAATTTACTAACGGAACTCAGCACTTCTGCTGTAGTTTTTGTACTCATATTTGTCACCTAACAGATTAGTTTTCCAATCACAGCAGTCTGAATTTCTGCTGAATGAAGGTATTCATCATTGTGAGTTGCGAAGTGG
It includes:
- a CDS encoding phage tail sheath protein; translation: MPEIASFVHNGISVVNHPAPPPMGPLGKIVLGIAGTAPDADTSLAKNTPIRIANMADAAKLDMTGEEKGTLWRTCYETFRLVSVPIYVVIVEEGTELSDTVNNVIGKIDVTTGQRTGIQALADCMETPTHISAPGFNTKPVADALAAMGKRLFAIPVGDGPNTNDNEAVAYSQSLGGEGTGYESFYLVDPQVSVYSQAAKGNVSFSGAAIALSCFARVKAWESPAKGGMGALINGTARTIDYNIMDKSTNGDLLNRNGVSYFARTSLGGFSLIGNRCVMGRFVSQVGLEYAIVRKLAKTAQSAMARNLSKSFMDQEITKLNVWLKSLQADETVMGAEVYLHPTLNNVENYRNGEWHIAIKYYGYAPNEHMVYHLIEDTGIVESFLEEVL
- a CDS encoding phage tail assembly chaperone, with amino-acid sequence MRHSRELRTGKIVDDADDPTTLSSDNLTKLDDYVQTLADIPQQYSDPDTVVWPSFPEF
- a CDS encoding phage tail assembly protein, giving the protein MLHTHNLVWPIEDDKGQQLNHVQIHTITVGQQRELSHNHQQDDNQLLWECICLSTGLTPSELKKLVTPDFNSIREHVLELMQSTAATLLADEFNLDEPTLLIPIQGDDGQEKTGYKLRPPTVATTELMETHQDEWERTLFISASCCGFTHQELMRLSLPDWNQLQERLIDFLQQPADYFR
- a CDS encoding phage major tail tube protein, translating into MAGQRSRITRQAMINSHPLIKELDEFTPPEIKKVMQETRGGSFIPGEIMVGLEKMNSKWKVKGADQALLSAYGLASGELCQVDIKESHQDEDGNSFAITYSLTGEIISVTESASKMGELPEHDMEMSVSAYKKTEDGKVIYNIDRKAQILNLGNGDLMEAHRRNVGIA